A genomic region of Bradyrhizobium sp. ORS 278 contains the following coding sequences:
- a CDS encoding enolase C-terminal domain-like protein yields the protein MTTAAITGVTARAVITPMKRPLRNAFGVIDSGPLVLIDVTTDQGVTGHSYLFAYTRLALKPLVHLVEDIGRELAGKALVPVDLMKAMDAKFRLLGWQGLVGMAVSGLDMAFWDALGQLAGKPVVELLGGSARPIPAYDSYGVLDARDDERTLRTACDEHGFRAIKSKGGHGDLATDEAMIKGLRALLGPDIALMLDFNQSLDPAEATRRIARLADYDLTWIEEPVPQENLSGHAAVRERSEIPIQAGENWWFPRGFAEAIAAGASDFIMPDLMKVGGITGWLNVAGQADAASIPMSSHILPEASAHVLPVTPTAHFLEVLDFAGAILTEPLRVIDGKVTAKGPGLGLAWNESAVAKYQVT from the coding sequence ATGACCACCGCCGCCATCACCGGCGTCACCGCGCGCGCCGTCATCACGCCGATGAAGCGCCCGCTGCGCAACGCCTTCGGCGTGATCGATTCAGGCCCGCTGGTGCTGATCGACGTCACGACAGATCAGGGCGTGACCGGCCATTCCTATCTCTTCGCCTACACCAGGCTGGCTCTGAAGCCGCTCGTGCATCTGGTCGAGGATATCGGCCGCGAGCTCGCCGGCAAGGCGCTGGTGCCGGTCGATCTGATGAAGGCGATGGACGCGAAATTCCGGCTGCTCGGCTGGCAGGGGCTGGTCGGCATGGCCGTCTCGGGGCTCGACATGGCGTTCTGGGATGCGCTCGGCCAGCTCGCGGGCAAGCCCGTCGTCGAGCTGCTCGGCGGCAGCGCTCGTCCCATTCCCGCCTATGACAGCTACGGCGTGCTCGACGCCCGGGACGACGAGCGCACCTTGCGCACCGCGTGCGACGAGCACGGCTTCCGCGCCATCAAGAGCAAGGGCGGCCATGGCGACCTCGCCACCGACGAGGCGATGATCAAGGGCCTGCGCGCTTTGCTCGGGCCCGACATCGCGCTGATGCTCGACTTCAACCAGTCGCTCGATCCCGCTGAGGCCACGCGCAGAATCGCGCGTCTTGCGGATTACGACCTGACCTGGATCGAGGAGCCGGTGCCGCAGGAGAATCTCTCCGGCCACGCCGCGGTGCGCGAGCGCTCGGAGATCCCGATCCAGGCCGGCGAGAACTGGTGGTTTCCGCGCGGCTTCGCCGAAGCGATCGCCGCCGGCGCCTCCGACTTCATCATGCCCGACCTGATGAAGGTCGGCGGCATCACCGGCTGGCTCAATGTCGCCGGCCAGGCCGACGCCGCCTCGATCCCGATGTCGAGCCACATCCTGCCCGAGGCCAGCGCCCATGTGCTGCCGGTGACGCCGACGGCGCATTTCCTCGAAGTGCTCGACTTCGCCGGGGCCATTCTCACCGAGCCGCTGCGGGTGATCGACGGCAAGGTGACCGCGAAGGGCCCGGGTCTCGGACTTGCGTGGAACGAGAGCGCGGTGGCGAAGTATCAGGTGACGTGA
- a CDS encoding bifunctional ADP-dependent NAD(P)H-hydrate dehydratase/NAD(P)H-hydrate epimerase, translated as MDVLTTSEMERADRLTIAAGTPGFSLMLSAGQAVAAAAMDLVDEGPILVVCGPGNNGGDGFVAAAELAAQGRDVSVILMCERDALQGDAASAARGWKFPVLPFTPQAIGKPALIIDALFGAGLSRPVTGEPSDVIAAINANGAPVLAVDLPSGINGTTGAVMGIAVRATETVTFFRKKPAHLLLPGRQHCGRVRLADIGIDPHVLEEIRPLAFENEPELWQPRFPVPRIDGHKYARGHVLAMSGDVAATGASRMAARAALRAGAGLVTLASPRDALAVNAAALTAVMVRAADSAIEFGELLGDKRYNTCIIGPGSGVGERTRDLVFTGLGAQRHLVLDADALTSFADAPERLFEQIRATADAQVVLTPHEGEFPRLFSDLSNKHPGRSKLERVRAAAARCGAVVLLKGADTTVAAPDGRAAIAANAPPWLATAGAGDVLAGIIAGLLAQGVPAFEAACIGVWMHGEAGSEAGPGLIAEDLTETLPAVFRRLYDRFGIEY; from the coding sequence ATGGACGTGTTGACCACGAGTGAAATGGAGCGCGCCGACCGGCTGACGATCGCAGCCGGGACGCCGGGCTTCTCGTTGATGCTGAGTGCAGGCCAGGCGGTGGCCGCAGCCGCCATGGATCTGGTCGACGAGGGGCCGATCCTGGTCGTGTGCGGTCCCGGCAACAACGGCGGCGATGGCTTCGTTGCGGCGGCCGAGCTCGCCGCGCAAGGCCGCGACGTCTCAGTCATCCTGATGTGCGAGCGAGATGCGTTGCAGGGCGATGCGGCCTCCGCCGCCAGGGGCTGGAAGTTTCCGGTGCTGCCATTCACGCCGCAGGCGATCGGCAAGCCGGCGCTGATCATCGATGCGTTGTTCGGTGCTGGTCTCAGCCGCCCGGTCACGGGCGAGCCCTCCGACGTGATCGCCGCGATCAATGCCAATGGCGCGCCGGTGCTGGCCGTCGATCTGCCGAGCGGCATCAACGGCACCACCGGCGCGGTGATGGGCATCGCGGTCCGCGCCACCGAGACCGTCACGTTCTTCCGCAAGAAGCCGGCGCATCTGTTGCTGCCGGGACGCCAGCATTGCGGCCGAGTCCGGCTCGCCGACATCGGCATCGATCCGCATGTGCTCGAGGAGATTCGGCCGCTCGCTTTCGAGAACGAGCCGGAGCTGTGGCAGCCGCGCTTTCCGGTGCCACGCATTGACGGCCACAAATATGCGCGCGGTCATGTGCTGGCGATGTCGGGCGATGTCGCGGCGACAGGGGCCTCGCGCATGGCGGCGCGCGCCGCGCTGCGCGCCGGCGCCGGCCTGGTGACGCTGGCTTCGCCGCGCGATGCACTCGCGGTCAACGCGGCCGCGCTGACGGCGGTGATGGTGCGGGCGGCCGACAGCGCGATCGAGTTCGGCGAGCTGCTCGGCGACAAGCGCTACAACACTTGCATTATCGGCCCCGGCAGCGGCGTCGGCGAGCGTACCCGCGACCTCGTCTTCACGGGGCTTGGCGCGCAGCGTCATCTCGTCCTCGATGCCGATGCGCTGACCAGCTTCGCCGATGCGCCCGAGCGGCTGTTCGAGCAGATCCGGGCGACGGCCGACGCGCAGGTCGTGCTGACGCCGCACGAAGGCGAATTCCCGCGGCTGTTTTCCGACCTCAGCAACAAGCATCCCGGCCGCTCCAAGCTGGAGCGCGTGCGCGCCGCCGCCGCGCGCTGCGGTGCGGTGGTGCTGCTGAAAGGCGCCGACACCACCGTGGCCGCCCCTGACGGGCGCGCGGCGATCGCCGCCAACGCGCCACCCTGGCTCGCCACCGCCGGCGCCGGCGACGTGCTCGCCGGCATCATCGCAGGGCTGCTCGCGCAGGGCGTTCCGGCGTTCGAGGCGGCCTGCATCGGCGTCTGGATGCATGGCGAGGCGGGATCGGAGGCGGGGCCCGGATTGATCGCGGAGGACCTGACGGAGACGCTGCCTGCGGTGTTCCGGCGGCTCTATGACAGGTTTGGGATCGAGTACTGA
- a CDS encoding P-II family nitrogen regulator: MKKIEAIIKPFKLDEVKEALQEVGLQGITVTEAKGFGRQKGHAELYRGAEYIVDFLPKVKIEIVIGDDLVERAIEAIRRAAQTGRIGDGKIFVSNIEEAIRIRTGESGLDAI; this comes from the coding sequence GTGAAGAAAATCGAAGCCATCATCAAGCCGTTCAAGCTGGACGAGGTGAAGGAAGCGCTTCAGGAAGTGGGGCTGCAGGGCATTACGGTCACCGAGGCCAAGGGCTTCGGCCGGCAGAAAGGACATGCGGAGCTGTATCGCGGCGCCGAATACATCGTCGACTTCCTGCCCAAGGTGAAAATCGAAATCGTCATCGGCGACGACCTCGTCGAGCGCGCCATCGAGGCGATCCGCCGCGCCGCCCAGACCGGCCGCATCGGCGACGGCAAGATCTTCGTGTCCAACATCGAGGAAGCCATCCGCATCAGAACCGGAGAGTCGGGGCTCGACGCGATCTAG
- the glnA gene encoding type I glutamate--ammonia ligase encodes MKTAKDVLKAIKDNDVKYVDLRFTDPRGKWQHVTFDVSMIDEDIFAEGTMFDGSSIAGWKAINESDMCLMPDPVTATIDPFFAETTMIITCDVLEPTTGEPYNRDPRGIAKKAEAMVKSMGVGDSVFVGPEAEFFVFDDVRYSSSPYNTGFRLDSSELPTNSDTEYEGGNLGHRIRTKAGYFPVPPQDSVQDMRSEMLGAMARMGVKVEKHHHEVASAQHELGMKFDTLTLMADQMQIYKYCIQQVAHIYGKTATFMPKPVYGDNGSGMHVHQSIWKDGKPVFAGNKYSDLSETCLSYIAGIIKHAKAINAFTNPSTNSYKRLVPGYEAPVLLAYSARNRSASCRIPYTSSPKAKRVEVRFPDPLANPYLGFAAMLMAGLDGIKNKMDPGPAMDKDLYDLPKEELKQIPTVCGSLREALENLDKDRAFLKAGGVFDDDFIDSYIELKMTEVARFEMTPHPVEFDMYYSG; translated from the coding sequence ATGAAGACCGCCAAGGACGTCTTGAAAGCAATCAAAGACAACGACGTCAAATACGTCGACCTCCGCTTCACCGACCCGCGGGGCAAGTGGCAGCACGTCACCTTCGACGTCAGCATGATCGATGAAGACATTTTCGCTGAAGGCACCATGTTCGACGGCTCCTCGATCGCCGGCTGGAAGGCGATCAACGAATCCGACATGTGCCTGATGCCCGACCCGGTGACCGCGACGATCGATCCGTTCTTCGCCGAAACCACCATGATCATCACCTGCGACGTGCTCGAGCCGACCACCGGCGAGCCGTACAACCGCGACCCCCGCGGCATCGCCAAGAAGGCCGAGGCGATGGTGAAGTCGATGGGCGTGGGCGATTCCGTGTTCGTCGGCCCCGAGGCCGAGTTTTTCGTGTTCGACGACGTGCGCTACAGCTCCTCGCCGTACAACACCGGCTTCCGCCTCGACTCCTCGGAGCTGCCGACCAACTCCGATACCGAGTATGAGGGCGGCAACCTCGGCCACCGCATCCGCACCAAGGCCGGCTACTTCCCGGTGCCGCCGCAGGACTCGGTGCAGGACATGCGCTCGGAGATGCTCGGCGCAATGGCTCGCATGGGCGTCAAGGTCGAGAAGCACCATCACGAGGTCGCCTCCGCCCAGCACGAGCTCGGCATGAAGTTCGACACGCTGACCCTGATGGCCGACCAGATGCAGATCTACAAGTACTGCATCCAGCAGGTCGCGCACATCTACGGCAAGACCGCCACCTTCATGCCGAAGCCGGTGTACGGCGACAACGGCTCGGGCATGCACGTCCACCAGTCGATCTGGAAGGACGGCAAGCCGGTGTTCGCGGGCAACAAATATTCCGACCTGTCGGAGACCTGCCTGTCCTACATCGCCGGCATCATCAAGCACGCCAAGGCCATCAACGCCTTCACCAACCCGTCGACCAACTCCTACAAGCGTCTGGTGCCGGGCTATGAGGCGCCGGTGCTGCTCGCCTACTCCGCGCGCAACCGCTCGGCCTCGTGCCGCATCCCCTACACCTCCTCGCCGAAGGCCAAGCGCGTCGAGGTCCGCTTCCCCGATCCGCTCGCCAACCCGTATCTCGGCTTCGCCGCGATGCTGATGGCCGGCCTCGACGGCATCAAGAACAAGATGGATCCGGGTCCGGCGATGGACAAGGACCTCTACGACCTGCCGAAGGAGGAGCTGAAGCAGATCCCGACCGTTTGCGGTTCGCTCCGCGAGGCGCTCGAGAACCTCGACAAGGACCGCGCCTTCCTGAAGGCCGGCGGCGTGTTCGACGACGACTTCATCGACAGCTACATCGAACTGAAGATGACCGAGGTCGCGCGCTTCGAAATGACCCCGCACCCGGTCGAGTTCGACATGTACTACTCGGGCTGA
- a CDS encoding gamma-glutamyl-gamma-aminobutyrate hydrolase family protein has translation MKRPVVGVIGNSHRVENRFTVQMVGERNLSAVAEVAGALPLMFAGVPEITDIAALLDVVDGVVLTGARANVHPTRFNTEPSVKHEPYDIHRDEVALQLSEACVARGIPLFGICRGLQEMNVAFGGSLHPEIREIPGRMNHRMPRLENGEIHPDPNVVFADRHEVKLTPGGAFASILGCDCIKVNSLHGQGILNPGDRVIIEGIAEDGTIEAIRIAEAPSFALGVQWHAEYDPQKNPINRKLFEAFGEAVRRRRLAA, from the coding sequence ATGAAGCGTCCGGTCGTCGGCGTGATCGGCAACAGCCATCGCGTCGAGAACAGATTTACGGTGCAGATGGTGGGCGAGCGCAATCTGAGCGCCGTGGCGGAGGTCGCGGGGGCGCTGCCTTTGATGTTTGCCGGCGTCCCGGAGATCACCGACATCGCCGCGCTGCTCGACGTTGTCGACGGCGTCGTGCTGACCGGCGCTCGCGCCAACGTGCATCCGACCCGGTTCAACACCGAGCCGAGCGTCAAGCATGAGCCCTACGACATCCACCGCGACGAGGTCGCCCTGCAGCTGTCCGAGGCCTGCGTTGCCCGGGGCATTCCGCTGTTCGGGATCTGCCGCGGGCTGCAGGAGATGAACGTCGCCTTCGGCGGCTCGCTGCATCCGGAGATCCGCGAGATACCCGGCCGCATGAACCACCGGATGCCCAGGCTGGAGAACGGCGAGATCCATCCCGACCCCAACGTCGTGTTCGCCGACCGCCATGAGGTCAAGCTGACACCAGGCGGCGCCTTTGCCTCCATCCTCGGCTGCGACTGCATCAAGGTGAACTCGCTGCACGGGCAGGGCATCCTCAATCCCGGCGACCGCGTGATCATCGAGGGCATCGCCGAGGACGGCACCATCGAGGCCATCCGCATCGCCGAAGCGCCGAGCTTTGCGCTCGGCGTGCAATGGCACGCCGAATACGACCCGCAGAAGAACCCGATCAACCGCAAACTGTTCGAGGCGTTTGGCGAGGCTGTGAGAAGGCGGCGGCTCGCGGCCTAA
- a CDS encoding AI-2E family transporter produces the protein MTAPADPRLQARSDLAWAITVGGIGVILFMAGLAFSWYYAAALFLLFSGMLLGVALNAMTTLLGRVLPWPHPLRLAIVCLALAALLVGIVFLGGTTIADQAKVLSDTIKSQLGNIKGFLDRNGIDTSFFDFNAGTQATSAPDGGSTTPTQSTSHGLPGGLPSPSALASSGGAIVSQTFKLLLGTVSAVGNFFIVLFLGLAFAAQPAVYRSGLLFLAPAKYRDQATVIIDRISYTLERWLIAQITTMFAVFLVTWIGLAIIGVQSSFILGIQAGLLAFIPTVGAIIAGVIVVLASLASGWVAAVSAFVLFLGVHAMESYVLTPLIQRQALDIPPATLFAFQILLGIVFGVWGLTLALPLMAIAKVMIDYFKSDRRTEDAAAAI, from the coding sequence ATGACCGCCCCCGCAGACCCACGCCTCCAGGCCCGCAGCGACCTGGCCTGGGCCATTACCGTGGGCGGCATCGGCGTGATCCTGTTCATGGCCGGGCTCGCCTTCAGCTGGTATTACGCTGCCGCGTTGTTCCTGCTGTTTTCCGGCATGCTGCTGGGCGTCGCGCTCAATGCGATGACCACCCTGCTCGGCCGCGTGCTGCCCTGGCCGCATCCGCTGCGGCTCGCCATCGTCTGCCTGGCGCTGGCCGCCCTGCTCGTCGGCATCGTCTTCCTCGGCGGCACCACCATCGCGGATCAGGCCAAGGTGCTGAGCGACACGATCAAGTCGCAGCTCGGCAACATCAAGGGCTTCCTCGACCGCAACGGCATCGACACGAGCTTCTTCGATTTCAACGCCGGGACGCAGGCGACCTCCGCCCCCGACGGCGGCTCGACCACGCCGACGCAGTCAACCTCGCATGGATTGCCGGGCGGCCTGCCGTCGCCGAGCGCGCTGGCCTCCTCCGGCGGCGCCATCGTCAGCCAGACTTTCAAGCTGCTGCTGGGTACCGTGAGCGCCGTCGGCAACTTCTTCATCGTGCTGTTCCTGGGCCTCGCCTTCGCGGCGCAGCCGGCGGTCTACCGCAGTGGATTGCTGTTCCTCGCACCGGCCAAGTATCGCGACCAGGCGACCGTGATCATCGACCGCATCAGCTACACGCTCGAGCGCTGGCTGATCGCGCAGATCACGACGATGTTCGCGGTGTTCCTCGTCACCTGGATCGGGCTCGCCATCATCGGCGTGCAGAGCTCGTTCATCCTCGGCATCCAGGCCGGCCTGCTCGCCTTCATTCCGACGGTCGGCGCCATCATCGCCGGCGTCATCGTGGTGCTGGCGAGCCTCGCCTCCGGCTGGGTCGCGGCCGTCTCCGCCTTCGTGCTGTTCCTCGGCGTGCACGCGATGGAGAGCTATGTGTTGACGCCGCTGATCCAGCGCCAGGCGCTCGATATCCCGCCGGCGACCTTGTTCGCGTTCCAGATCCTGCTCGGCATCGTGTTCGGCGTCTGGGGCCTGACCCTGGCGCTGCCGCTGATGGCGATCGCCAAGGTCATGATCGACTATTTCAAGAGCGACCGCCGCACAGAGGACGCCGCGGCGGCGATCTGA
- a CDS encoding M20 aminoacylase family protein, with amino-acid sequence MPIINRAAELAEDAKVWRRDFHQHPELQYEVHRTAARVAELLTSFGVDEVVTGIGRTGVVGVIRGREPSSRVIGLRADMDALPLQETRDIPHKSTIPGRMHACGHDGHTAMLLGAARYLAETRNFAGTAVVIFQPAEEGGAGGRAMVEDGLMERFGIEEVYGLHNAPGVPLGNVSTRVGAVMAAADTFEVRLKGLGGHAARPNKCVDPIIAGAQIVTALQTIVARNVDPVESAVLSITRFHAGTSADNIIPQTAVIGGTVRTLDEEVRRLMDKRFKDLVTAMASGMGVEVEIDYEWGYPVVINHAEQTAFAAQVARSVVGPDQVSTDMPPRLGGEDFAYMLQARPGAFVFMGIGDGAGVHHPEYDFNDDVIPHGISYWAKLVETAMPAG; translated from the coding sequence ATGCCGATCATCAACCGCGCCGCCGAGCTCGCCGAGGATGCCAAGGTCTGGCGCCGTGATTTCCACCAGCATCCCGAGCTGCAATACGAGGTGCATCGGACGGCCGCGCGCGTCGCCGAGCTGCTGACCTCATTCGGTGTCGACGAGGTTGTGACAGGCATCGGCCGCACCGGTGTCGTCGGCGTGATCCGCGGCCGCGAGCCGTCATCGCGGGTGATCGGACTGCGCGCCGACATGGACGCGCTGCCGCTGCAGGAGACCAGGGACATCCCGCACAAGTCGACCATTCCCGGAAGGATGCACGCCTGCGGGCATGACGGCCACACCGCGATGCTGCTGGGCGCGGCGCGCTACCTCGCGGAGACGCGCAACTTCGCCGGCACCGCCGTCGTGATCTTTCAGCCGGCCGAGGAGGGCGGGGCCGGCGGCCGCGCGATGGTCGAGGACGGCCTGATGGAGCGCTTCGGCATCGAGGAGGTCTACGGCCTGCACAATGCGCCGGGCGTGCCTCTCGGCAACGTCTCGACGCGCGTCGGCGCTGTCATGGCGGCCGCCGATACGTTCGAGGTGCGCCTCAAGGGCCTCGGCGGTCACGCCGCGCGGCCGAACAAATGCGTCGACCCGATCATCGCCGGCGCGCAGATCGTGACCGCGCTGCAGACGATCGTGGCGCGCAACGTCGACCCGGTCGAGAGCGCGGTGCTGTCGATCACGCGCTTCCATGCAGGCACTTCGGCCGACAACATCATCCCGCAGACCGCGGTCATCGGCGGCACCGTGCGCACGCTCGACGAGGAGGTCCGGCGTCTGATGGACAAGCGCTTCAAGGATCTCGTCACGGCGATGGCCAGCGGCATGGGTGTCGAGGTCGAAATCGATTACGAATGGGGCTATCCCGTCGTCATCAACCACGCGGAGCAGACGGCATTCGCGGCCCAGGTCGCGCGCAGCGTGGTCGGGCCGGACCAGGTCAGCACCGACATGCCGCCGCGGCTCGGCGGCGAGGACTTCGCCTACATGCTGCAGGCGCGGCCCGGCGCCTTCGTGTTCATGGGCATCGGCGACGGCGCGGGCGTGCATCACCCCGAATACGATTTCAACGACGACGTGATCCCGCACGGCATCAGCTATTGGGCCAAGCTCGTTGAGACGGCGATGCCGGCCGGCTGA